One window from the genome of Cryptomeria japonica chromosome 6, Sugi_1.0, whole genome shotgun sequence encodes:
- the LOC131876736 gene encoding uncharacterized protein LOC131876736: MEAFIHSLDVRIWEVVSNKYDVPSIVPTDADERTKYELDKRARFVIICGLSKEVFVKVMYFKSANEFDDLKMNNDETVASYFLRIDEVVNARKGLGEEIDEHDVVAKVIRTLLPKFETKISALEEKKNFSKMTLHQLQSTLTAYEMRIGNTPFISKETTFKIEKQEESESELSDVFETLLVRKLRKKFQGKFKCFGCGKTGHFAAKCPYLDLSKDEDKSEKSFKKPWNPNKRLNNFKKKSLMSKEETEDEFDESNVDGCETLFMTKVEFENPVAVKSELDSEVKIEDVNLEEELLCALQEVKRFKKLVISYEDSNQILQLDIVNANKVIETQRSLIERKEQEINTLQKQVYTLEKQQHSIEKGETSQQNSVIANKNLFPNNRFFHGYCRFCNLFGHKVNTCRFARASIFGHK, translated from the exons ATGGAAGCATTTATTCATTCTCTGGATGTCAGAATCTGGGAAGTTGTTTCTAACAAGTATGATGTACCATCTATTGTACCTACTGATGCAGATGAAAGGACGAAATATGAACTGGATAAGAGAGCTCGctttgtaattatttgtgggttaTCAAAAGAAGTATTTGTTAAAGTAATGTACTTCAAATCAGCCAATGAG tttgatgatttgaaaatgaataaTGATGAGACAGTGGCAAGTTATTTTCTTCGTATTGATGAAGTTGTAAATGCTCGAAAAGGTCTtggtgaagaaattgatgaacatgATGTGGTTGCAAAAGTAATTAGAACATTACTaccaaaatttgaaactaaaataTCTGCCCTTGAAGAGAAGAAAAATTTCTCTAAAATGACTTTGCATCAGCTTCAAAGTACTCttactgcttatgagatgagaattGGTAATACCCCTTTTATCTCTAAGGAAACAACTTTTAAAATTGAGAAACAGGAAGAGAGTGAGTCTGAATTAtctgatgtttttgaaactttattGGTTAGGAAACTTAGGAAGAAGTTTCAAGGAAAGTTTAAATGTTTTGGCTGTGGTAAAACCGGTCACTTTGCAGCAAAATGTCCATATTTAGATCTAAGTAAAGATGAGGATAAAtctgaaaaatcatttaaaaaacctTGGAATCCTAATAAAAGGTTGAACAATTTTAAAAAGAAGAGTCTTATGTCAAAAGAAGAGACTGAAGACGAATTTGATGAGTCAAATGTTGATGGTTGTGAAACACTATTCATGACCAAAGTTGAATTTGAAAACCCAGTTGCAGTAAAATCTGAATTAGATTCTGAAGTTAAAATAGAAGATGTAAATCTCGAAGAAGAACTTCTTTGTGCTCTTCAAGAAGTAAAAAGATTTAAGAAACTTGTAATTTCTTATGAAGATTCCAATCAGATCTTACAACTTGATATAGTAAATGCAAACAAGGTTATTGAAACTCAGAGAAGtcttattgaaagaaaagaacaagaaaTTAATACTCTACAAAAACAAGTATACACTCTTGAAAAACAACAACATTCTATTGAAAAAGGAGAAACGTCACAGCAGAATTCTGTAATAGCAAATAAAAATCTGTTTCCAAATAACAGATTTTTCCATGGCTATTGTCGTTTTTGTAATCTGTTTGGGCACAAAGTAAATACTTGCAGATTTGCTAGAGCTTCTATTTTTGGTCATAAATAG